In the Mycolicibacterium chubuense NBB4 genome, one interval contains:
- a CDS encoding polysaccharide deacetylase family protein, which yields MPMRRSATSLVWQLGALVAVVVIVGGLLVWAQRRGAAAGPDEVDCSRYKCVALTFDDGPSPFTDRLLRVLAEGDAKATFFLIGNKVQADPDAARRIAEAGMEIGTHTWEHPNMTTIPVAAIAGQLARGKEAIAAATGRTPTLFRPAGGLSNDAVRAEAGRQGLAEILWDVIPFDWINDANLAATTYMLRTQIKPGSVVLLHATYSSTVDLVYQFLPVLTANGYHVVTVGHLLGSRAPGTSYGGRENGPPANAIADVDPALIPPLPATPSPKPAPNIPITDIPNQGAGGPPA from the coding sequence ATGCCGATGCGGCGCTCAGCAACGTCGTTGGTGTGGCAGTTGGGCGCGCTGGTCGCCGTCGTGGTGATCGTGGGGGGCTTGCTGGTGTGGGCCCAGCGTCGTGGCGCCGCCGCGGGTCCCGACGAGGTGGACTGCAGCCGCTACAAGTGCGTCGCGTTGACGTTCGACGACGGTCCGAGCCCGTTCACCGACCGACTGCTGCGCGTGCTCGCCGAGGGTGATGCCAAGGCGACGTTCTTCCTGATCGGCAACAAGGTGCAGGCCGACCCCGACGCGGCCCGGCGCATCGCCGAGGCCGGCATGGAGATCGGCACCCATACCTGGGAGCACCCCAACATGACCACCATCCCCGTCGCCGCCATCGCCGGTCAGCTCGCCAGGGGGAAGGAGGCGATCGCCGCGGCCACCGGACGGACGCCCACGCTGTTCCGCCCCGCGGGGGGCCTGTCCAACGACGCGGTGCGCGCCGAAGCCGGACGGCAGGGGCTGGCTGAGATCCTGTGGGACGTCATCCCCTTCGACTGGATCAACGACGCGAATCTGGCCGCCACGACGTACATGCTCAGGACTCAGATCAAGCCGGGTTCGGTGGTCCTGCTGCACGCCACGTACTCCAGCACCGTCGATCTGGTGTATCAGTTCCTTCCGGTGCTGACGGCCAACGGCTACCACGTGGTCACCGTCGGTCACCTGCTCGGCTCACGCGCGCCGGGGACCAGCTACGGCGGCCGGGAGAACGGCCCCCCGGCCAACGCGATCGCCGACGTCGACCCCGCGCTTATTCCGCCCCTGCCCGCCACGCCGTCGCCGAAGCCGGCGCCGAACATCCCGATCACCGACATCCCCAACCAGGGGGCCGGCGGCCCCCCGGCCTGA
- a CDS encoding PLP-dependent cysteine synthase family protein, with protein MNHVLSMSPTARQRRLARFDRPGTMVGHTPVLHIAAPFTTDDRGFWAKLEAANPGGSMKDRPAVHMVERGRARGALRPGARIVESTSGSLGLGLALAGMVYGHPVTVVTDPGMEPIVQNMLRSYGADVDLVTEPHPVGGWQQARKDRVAQLTAADPGAWCPNQYNNPDNVEAYRGLAEELLDQLGAVDVLVCSVGTGGHSAGVARVLRSVNPDLQVIGVDTVGSTIFGQPAGKRLMRGLGSSIYPANVDYAAFDEVHWVGPAEAVWACRTLAATHYSSGGWSVGAVALAASWAARNNPSGTTIAAVFPDGPQRYFDTVYNDDYCREHSLLGVTPPREPAVINHPGARVVESWTRCTSVVDPTRAAL; from the coding sequence ATGAATCACGTCCTTTCCATGTCCCCCACCGCGAGGCAGCGCCGCCTCGCCCGCTTCGATCGGCCCGGCACCATGGTCGGCCACACCCCGGTGCTGCACATCGCCGCACCGTTCACCACCGATGACCGCGGCTTCTGGGCGAAACTGGAGGCAGCGAATCCGGGCGGCAGTATGAAGGACCGACCCGCGGTGCACATGGTCGAACGCGGACGGGCGCGGGGCGCCCTTCGACCGGGCGCTCGTATCGTCGAATCCACGAGCGGATCACTGGGCCTGGGGTTGGCACTCGCCGGAATGGTGTACGGCCACCCGGTCACCGTGGTCACCGACCCCGGCATGGAACCCATCGTGCAGAACATGCTGCGCTCCTACGGCGCCGATGTCGATCTGGTCACCGAGCCGCACCCGGTCGGTGGATGGCAACAAGCGCGAAAGGACCGCGTCGCGCAGTTGACGGCCGCCGACCCCGGCGCCTGGTGCCCCAACCAGTACAACAACCCCGACAACGTCGAGGCGTATCGCGGTCTGGCCGAAGAACTCCTCGACCAACTCGGGGCGGTCGACGTTCTGGTGTGCTCGGTGGGCACCGGAGGTCATTCCGCCGGGGTGGCACGGGTGCTGCGTTCGGTCAACCCCGACCTGCAGGTGATCGGTGTGGACACGGTGGGATCGACGATCTTCGGTCAACCCGCCGGCAAGCGCCTCATGCGCGGCCTCGGCTCGAGCATCTACCCTGCCAACGTCGACTACGCCGCCTTCGACGAGGTGCACTGGGTGGGTCCCGCCGAGGCCGTCTGGGCGTGCCGCACCCTCGCGGCCACCCACTACTCCAGCGGCGGATGGAGTGTCGGGGCGGTCGCACTGGCCGCGAGCTGGGCGGCCCGCAACAACCCTTCGGGCACGACCATCGCGGCGGTCTTCCCCGACGGGCCGCAACGCTACTTCGACACCGTCTACAACGACGACTACTGCCGCGAACACAGCCTGCTCGGTGTCACACCACCTCGGGAGCCGGCGGTGATCAACCACCCCGGTGCACGCGTCGTGGAGTCGTGGACACGGTGCACATCCGTGGTCGATCCAACGAGGGCAGCGCTGTGA
- a CDS encoding MFS transporter, with the protein MVTQFRSFGWPSRLLMVNQFGINLGFYMLMPYLAGYLAGPLGLAAWAIGLVLGVRNFSQQGMFIVGGTLADRLGYKPLIVAGCLLRTGGFGLLVFADSLPAMVIASAATGFAGALFNPAVRAYLAADAGDRRVEAFALFNVFYQGGILAGPLVGLALMFLDFRVTAAAAAAVFGVLTVAQLCALPQRITPPDREHTSVLDDWRTVVGNRSFLLFAAAMIGSYVLSFQVYLALPLHARQLAPEHESMVVAAVFAVSGLVAVAGQMRITRWFARRWGRGRSLVVGMTILATSFVPLAVLPGESRLGQGAAVAALLAAAAILAAGSAAVFPFEMDTVVSLARDELVGTHYGFYNTIVGVGILAGNLLTGTLMQAARNAGAPELVWVALSLIGILSAWALHRLGRRGLLDAPQPAVAHSTDS; encoded by the coding sequence ATGGTCACGCAATTCCGCAGCTTCGGATGGCCGAGCCGACTGCTGATGGTCAACCAGTTCGGCATCAATCTGGGGTTCTACATGTTGATGCCCTATCTGGCCGGGTATCTAGCCGGGCCCCTGGGGTTGGCCGCCTGGGCCATCGGACTGGTGCTGGGCGTGCGGAACTTCTCCCAGCAGGGCATGTTCATCGTCGGGGGCACCCTCGCCGACCGCCTCGGTTACAAACCGTTGATCGTGGCGGGTTGCCTTCTCCGTACCGGCGGCTTCGGTCTGCTCGTATTCGCCGATTCGCTGCCGGCGATGGTGATCGCCTCGGCGGCAACGGGATTCGCCGGGGCGCTGTTCAACCCGGCGGTGCGTGCCTACCTCGCCGCGGACGCAGGCGATCGCCGCGTCGAGGCGTTCGCGTTGTTCAACGTCTTCTACCAAGGCGGCATCCTGGCCGGCCCGTTGGTCGGCCTGGCCCTCATGTTCCTCGACTTCCGCGTCACGGCCGCCGCGGCAGCGGCGGTGTTCGGTGTGTTGACCGTGGCTCAACTGTGTGCACTTCCCCAGCGCATCACCCCGCCGGATCGAGAACACACCTCGGTCCTCGACGACTGGCGCACCGTAGTCGGCAACCGTTCGTTCCTGCTGTTCGCAGCGGCGATGATCGGCTCCTACGTCCTGTCATTCCAGGTGTACCTCGCGCTGCCGCTACACGCCAGACAGCTCGCCCCCGAACACGAAAGCATGGTCGTCGCAGCGGTGTTCGCGGTGTCGGGGCTGGTCGCCGTGGCCGGCCAGATGCGCATCACGCGGTGGTTCGCCCGACGCTGGGGTCGCGGCCGCTCGCTCGTGGTCGGCATGACGATCCTTGCGACGTCGTTCGTGCCCCTTGCCGTGCTCCCCGGCGAAAGCCGCCTCGGCCAGGGCGCCGCCGTGGCCGCGCTGCTCGCCGCGGCGGCCATCCTGGCGGCCGGGTCCGCCGCGGTGTTCCCCTTCGAGATGGACACCGTCGTGTCGCTGGCCAGGGACGAGCTCGTCGGAACCCACTACGGCTTCTACAACACGATCGTCGGTGTGGGCATCCTGGCCGGCAATCTCCTCACCGGCACGCTGATGCAAGCTGCACGCAACGCCGGCGCGCCTGAACTCGTCTGGGTTGCACTGAGCCTCATCGGCATTCTGTCGGCCTGGGCGCTGCACCGACTCGGCCGCCGCGGTCTACTCGACGCGCCGCAACCCGCAGTTGCGCACTCCACCGACTCCTAG
- a CDS encoding transglycosylase family protein translates to MQSRRRLPIIGGVGATLVVAALTWGTSPARANAIDWDAVAQCESGGDWTISTGNGYSGGLQFSPATWAEHGGRGDPARASRSEQIRIAERVLRTQGLGAWPVCGPRGADHTGAPRAPRLVGCEVLPANAFGLWDLRRLCQTLTTTIAPGGG, encoded by the coding sequence ATGCAGTCTCGACGCAGGTTGCCGATTATCGGCGGCGTGGGGGCCACGCTCGTCGTGGCGGCGCTGACGTGGGGGACCTCCCCGGCTCGTGCGAACGCGATCGATTGGGATGCGGTCGCGCAGTGCGAGTCCGGCGGTGACTGGACGATCAGCACGGGCAACGGGTACTCCGGCGGCCTGCAGTTCAGTCCCGCGACCTGGGCCGAGCACGGCGGCCGCGGTGACCCGGCGCGCGCCTCGCGCTCCGAGCAGATCCGGATCGCCGAACGCGTGTTGCGCACCCAGGGTCTGGGCGCCTGGCCCGTGTGCGGACCGCGCGGCGCCGATCACACCGGAGCGCCTCGGGCACCCCGCCTCGTCGGGTGCGAGGTGTTGCCCGCCAACGCCTTCGGGCTGTGGGATCTTCGCCGGCTCTGTCAGACCCTCACGACGACCATCGCCCCCGGCGGCGGATGA